A stretch of Desulfobaccales bacterium DNA encodes these proteins:
- a CDS encoding methylenetetrahydrofolate reductase, translated as MKLTELFAKGTFVFTGEVGPVKGCSRVNGGPPPEFVQEALSIKDYVHAVNVTDNQSAVMRLGALAASVLVKQAGVEPIFQITCRDRNRLALQSELMSACTLGIDNVLCLTGDHIRLGDHVSAKPVFDVDSVQLLKIAKGLNEGRDMVGNPLTQPTDLALGAVVNPGFEPLDLQLLKMEKKIEQGAQFFQTQAVYDPIIFETFIKKAEQFKVPIMYGLLVVKSPKMAQFINENVSGITVPKWLIRELESVAPQGRKEKALEISLRLAKEMAPMVQGIHFMPLGWSDLIPPIVKELRG; from the coding sequence ATGAAGCTCACGGAACTCTTTGCCAAAGGCACCTTCGTGTTCACCGGCGAAGTGGGGCCGGTCAAAGGCTGCAGCCGGGTCAACGGCGGCCCGCCCCCGGAATTTGTTCAGGAGGCTCTAAGCATCAAGGACTACGTCCACGCGGTGAACGTCACCGACAACCAGAGCGCGGTGATGCGTCTGGGGGCCCTGGCCGCCAGTGTGTTGGTCAAACAGGCCGGGGTGGAGCCCATCTTCCAGATCACCTGCCGGGACCGCAACCGCCTTGCCCTGCAAAGCGAGCTCATGAGCGCCTGCACCCTGGGGATCGACAACGTCCTTTGCCTCACCGGCGATCACATCCGCCTGGGCGACCACGTCTCCGCCAAACCCGTCTTTGACGTGGACTCGGTGCAGCTCCTCAAGATCGCCAAAGGCCTGAACGAAGGCCGGGACATGGTGGGCAATCCCCTCACCCAGCCCACCGATCTGGCCCTGGGCGCGGTGGTCAACCCCGGCTTCGAGCCCCTGGACCTGCAGCTTTTGAAAATGGAAAAGAAGATCGAGCAGGGGGCCCAGTTCTTCCAGACCCAGGCGGTCTATGACCCCATCATCTTCGAAACCTTCATCAAGAAGGCCGAGCAGTTCAAAGTCCCCATCATGTACGGCCTGTTGGTGGTCAAATCGCCGAAGATGGCCCAGTTCATCAACGAGAACGTCTCCGGCATCACGGTGCCCAAGTGGCTCATCCGGGAGCTGGAGAGCGTGGCCCCCCAGGGCCGCAAAGAGAAGGCCCTGGAGATCAGTCTGCGCCTGGCCAAAGAGATGGCCCCCATGGTCCAGGGCATCCATTTCATGCCTTTGGGCTGGTCGGACCTCATCCCGCCCATTGTCAAAGAGCTGCGGGGATGA